In Hymenobacter sublimis, a single genomic region encodes these proteins:
- a CDS encoding polysaccharide biosynthesis/export family protein, producing MLSMLRRFGRTFLLLFLLMPLIFSGCVSQKNLPYLQGGNYNTRTPVAADNAPQRYRIQAGDVLSIRVQSTQSQLNEAFNTVDTRAVFNGDPGNLYLTGYSVDDAGNINLPTVGRLKVLGLTVEETQAAAQQQVARYVRDANVLVKLLSFKVTVLGEVRNPGRYFVYNAQCTLLEGLGLAGDLTEFGNRHNVKLIRQTTKGSEVVLINLTDPALLTSPYFYLLPNDALYVEPLKARTDRGNAGNLALVFSGISAVVLILNYLKVF from the coding sequence ATGCTGTCAATGCTCCGCCGTTTCGGCCGTACTTTTCTGTTGCTGTTTTTGCTAATGCCGCTGATTTTCAGCGGGTGCGTATCTCAAAAAAACCTACCCTACCTGCAGGGGGGCAACTACAATACCCGCACGCCCGTGGCGGCCGACAATGCCCCGCAGCGCTACCGCATTCAGGCTGGCGACGTGCTCAGCATTCGGGTGCAAAGCACTCAGTCCCAACTCAATGAGGCCTTCAATACGGTGGACACTCGCGCCGTGTTCAATGGCGACCCGGGCAACCTCTACCTGACTGGCTACTCCGTAGATGATGCCGGCAATATTAACCTACCCACCGTCGGCCGGCTCAAGGTGCTGGGCCTCACGGTAGAGGAAACCCAGGCCGCCGCCCAGCAGCAGGTAGCCCGCTACGTGCGCGACGCCAACGTACTGGTAAAGCTGCTCTCCTTTAAAGTAACGGTGCTGGGCGAGGTGCGCAATCCGGGCCGCTACTTCGTGTATAACGCCCAGTGCACCCTCCTGGAAGGCCTGGGTCTGGCCGGCGACCTGACCGAGTTCGGGAACCGCCACAACGTGAAGCTCATCCGGCAGACGACCAAGGGCTCGGAAGTGGTGCTAATCAACCTAACCGACCCTGCCCTGCTCACCTCGCCCTACTTCTATCTACTGCCCAACGATGCCTTGTACGTGGAGCCCCTGAAGGCCCGCACCGACCGGGGCAACGCCGGCAACCTCGCCCTGGTTTTCTCCGGCATTTCAGCTGTCGTGCTGATTCTCAATTACCTGAAAGTTTTCTAA
- a CDS encoding glycosyltransferase family 4 protein, with translation MRVLYDHQAFTLQDFGGVSRYHHELLCHANWQSELAVALSNNLYLRDRKYSNHRTFLPDVALRGRWRVIKHFNHRASVQALRRGAFDVFHPTLTDNDYFLELLEDRPLVITLHDMIPALFPQYYTNRDGNTLERIARRANRIITVSEHTRADVLRLLPVTPEQVCVVHHGHADREYSSSGPALPTPERYILYTGSRALYKNFRVLLEGLALLPPAVAAGLHLVCAGGGAFTAAEQQELQRAGWARRAHQFGPVSDAQLNTLYRNALAFVFPSEYEGFGLPILEAFGQQCPVLLSHASCFPEIAQEAALYHHPHRPAELAQQLERLLSDARLRQDLIRMGQLRLLDFTWQQTARRTRAVYEAASQDINRPDQSWPVAPPIPALEL, from the coding sequence ATGCGCGTACTGTATGACCATCAGGCCTTTACGCTGCAGGATTTTGGCGGTGTTTCGCGCTACCACCACGAGCTGCTTTGCCACGCCAACTGGCAGTCGGAGCTGGCCGTGGCCCTGAGCAACAACCTGTACCTGCGCGACCGGAAATACTCCAACCACCGCACGTTTCTGCCGGATGTGGCGCTGCGGGGCCGCTGGCGGGTGATAAAGCACTTCAACCACCGGGCTTCCGTGCAGGCCCTGCGGCGCGGCGCCTTCGACGTGTTCCACCCTACCCTCACCGACAACGACTACTTTCTGGAGTTGCTGGAGGATCGGCCCTTGGTCATCACCCTCCACGACATGATTCCGGCCCTGTTTCCGCAGTACTATACCAACCGAGACGGAAACACGCTGGAGCGCATTGCACGCCGGGCCAACCGCATCATCACCGTATCGGAGCACACCCGGGCCGACGTGCTGCGGCTGCTGCCCGTAACGCCCGAGCAGGTATGCGTCGTGCACCACGGCCACGCCGACCGGGAATACAGCTCTAGCGGGCCCGCCCTACCCACGCCGGAGCGGTACATATTGTACACGGGTAGCCGCGCCCTGTATAAAAACTTCCGCGTGCTGCTGGAGGGTCTGGCCTTGCTGCCGCCGGCGGTGGCGGCTGGTCTGCACTTGGTGTGCGCCGGCGGAGGTGCTTTCACGGCCGCTGAACAGCAGGAGCTGCAGCGCGCGGGGTGGGCCCGGCGGGCGCACCAGTTCGGGCCCGTCTCGGATGCCCAGCTGAACACGCTGTACCGCAACGCCCTGGCTTTTGTATTCCCTTCCGAGTACGAGGGCTTTGGCCTACCCATTCTGGAGGCTTTCGGGCAGCAGTGCCCCGTGCTGCTTAGCCACGCTTCCTGCTTTCCGGAAATAGCCCAGGAAGCGGCCCTCTACCACCATCCGCACCGGCCCGCCGAGCTGGCCCAGCAGCTGGAGCGCCTGCTCTCCGATGCCCGCCTGCGTCAGGACCTGATTCGGATGGGGCAGTTGCGCCTGCTGGACTTCACCTGGCAGCAAACCGCCCGGCGCACCCGGGCCGTGTACGAAGCCGCCAGCCAGGACATTAACCGGCCGGACCAGTCTTGGCCCGTTGCGCCGCCTATTCCTGCCCTTGAGCTATGA
- a CDS encoding O-antigen ligase family protein gives MKINLRFRHVLPILGVMATDRAFNEFVVPNGEDPSLVLYSYAITGFSLLLIATCFRYLSPVMRRWLLVTLAATAVLALESYNGWGTPMVYPHVFAKLLALLPIFAMYAYYRRHPLPAGLLMVLLLAGLVINLAFFHPDALSLSAFLENERGFDVTSAFLLLLPALYYFNQYLSRGGLPQLAVFFVLLALIVFLQHRTVWLTTALALVLNVLLVLTGRVEGVRLSTTRLMPVLLMPLLMGLLGGAALVLDNPKVLRKLESSVEDIENVDKQGTGSWRLQQFESYQSYVEEHPLAGMRLEGFELPVQFYGDGDHPVWADRTGHHFHSFYLDRLFYFGILGLLLVLVVPIWQLWKRLRQRVPFDPTTAAFVSYAGCALLYGVSYDWPPYLYGVIGLTLAIAGPVSVAAFGPGTPAASAPLPVGPPTADGAPVRLPYPGLQAPAAHAVHS, from the coding sequence ATGAAAATAAACTTACGCTTCCGTCATGTATTGCCCATTCTGGGGGTGATGGCCACGGACCGGGCCTTCAATGAGTTTGTGGTGCCCAACGGCGAAGATCCTTCCCTGGTACTGTATAGCTACGCCATTACGGGCTTCTCCCTACTGCTCATTGCAACCTGTTTTCGCTACCTAAGCCCGGTAATGCGGCGCTGGCTACTGGTTACGCTGGCCGCTACCGCAGTGCTGGCCCTGGAGTCGTACAACGGGTGGGGTACGCCCATGGTCTACCCCCACGTGTTTGCCAAGCTGCTGGCCCTGCTGCCCATTTTCGCCATGTATGCTTACTACCGGCGCCATCCGCTGCCGGCGGGGCTGCTAATGGTGCTACTGCTGGCGGGGCTCGTTATCAACCTAGCATTTTTCCATCCCGATGCCCTGAGCTTGTCGGCGTTTCTGGAGAATGAACGGGGCTTTGATGTGACATCGGCCTTTCTGCTGCTGCTGCCGGCTCTGTACTATTTCAATCAATACCTGAGCCGGGGCGGGCTGCCGCAACTGGCCGTATTCTTTGTTTTGCTGGCCCTGATTGTGTTTCTGCAGCACCGCACCGTGTGGCTGACCACGGCCCTGGCGCTCGTGCTCAACGTCCTGCTGGTACTAACCGGTCGGGTGGAAGGGGTGCGCCTTAGTACAACCCGCCTGATGCCTGTGCTGCTCATGCCCCTGCTCATGGGCCTGCTTGGGGGGGCGGCCCTGGTGCTAGACAACCCCAAAGTGCTCCGCAAGCTCGAAAGCAGCGTGGAGGACATAGAAAACGTGGACAAACAGGGCACGGGTAGCTGGCGCCTGCAGCAGTTTGAAAGCTACCAGTCCTATGTGGAGGAGCACCCTCTTGCCGGTATGCGCCTGGAAGGCTTCGAGCTGCCTGTGCAGTTCTACGGCGACGGGGACCACCCCGTCTGGGCCGACCGCACGGGCCACCACTTCCACAGCTTCTACCTCGACCGGCTATTCTACTTCGGTATTCTGGGGCTGCTGCTAGTGCTGGTTGTGCCCATCTGGCAGCTGTGGAAACGGCTGCGGCAGCGCGTGCCTTTTGACCCGACTACGGCCGCCTTTGTGAGCTACGCCGGCTGCGCCCTGCTCTACGGCGTTTCCTACGACTGGCCTCCCTACCTCTACGGGGTTATTGGGCTGACGCTGGCCATTGCCGGGCCGGTGTCAGTGGCGGCCTTCGGGCCTGGAACTCCGGCAGCTTCGGCTCCTCTCCCCGTGGGCCCGCCCACCGCGGACGGGGCCCCCGTTCGGCTTCCTTATCCTGGTCTTCAAGCTCCTGCCGCGCATGCTGTCCACTCCTGA
- a CDS encoding glycosyltransferase family 2 protein: MLYIVIPVFNRKEFTRACLESLRGQTEQNFRVVVVDDGSTDGTDQMLRTEFPEVLIEEGDGNLFWTAGVNLGIRRALAEGATRVMTLNNDVLTAPDFLARMLSWAERHPTAVLGALELDVTTGQPVYGGETLDWRTNTRQDLLEILPAEQRRGLHPVTYLPGRGLLIPRLVLETIGLFDEKRLPHYLADFDYTSVARRHGFPVYCNYDAQLSTYPEESGQEITRRQRSLRGYYQHLFGIRGGGNLRNFTYFSLKNCPRPYLPYFLLNGYARRLVGYFLH; encoded by the coding sequence ATGCTTTACATTGTCATCCCGGTTTTTAATCGGAAGGAATTCACTCGGGCCTGCCTGGAGTCGTTGCGCGGCCAGACGGAGCAGAACTTTCGCGTGGTGGTGGTAGATGATGGCTCCACTGACGGCACGGATCAGATGCTGCGCACCGAGTTTCCGGAGGTACTCATTGAGGAAGGCGACGGAAACCTGTTCTGGACGGCGGGCGTGAACCTGGGCATTCGGCGGGCCCTGGCCGAGGGCGCTACCCGCGTCATGACCCTTAACAACGATGTACTCACAGCCCCCGACTTTCTGGCTCGTATGCTGAGCTGGGCCGAGCGCCACCCCACGGCCGTGCTAGGAGCCCTGGAGCTAGACGTAACCACCGGCCAGCCCGTGTACGGGGGCGAAACCCTGGATTGGCGTACCAACACCCGCCAGGACCTGCTGGAAATTTTGCCCGCTGAGCAGCGCCGCGGCCTGCACCCAGTTACCTACCTGCCCGGCCGCGGCCTACTGATTCCGCGCCTCGTGCTGGAAACCATCGGCCTCTTTGATGAGAAGCGCCTACCCCACTACCTCGCTGATTTCGACTATACCAGCGTGGCCCGTCGGCACGGCTTCCCGGTTTACTGCAATTACGACGCCCAGCTCAGTACCTACCCCGAGGAGAGCGGCCAGGAAATTACCCGGCGCCAGCGCAGTTTGCGCGGCTACTACCAGCATCTGTTCGGGATTCGGGGTGGCGGCAACCTGCGCAACTTCACGTATTTCAGCCTCAAGAACTGCCCCCGGCCCTACCTCCCCTACTTCCTGCTGAATGGCTACGCCCGGCGGTTGGTGGGCTACTTTCTGCATTAG
- a CDS encoding lipopolysaccharide biosynthesis protein, whose protein sequence is MASSASNLTTAAVNGVKWSTAATITISLLQIGYTATMARLLTPAAFGLVALAGVILRFGSYFAQMGMEQAIIQKPEITRADVRAAFTSSLGLGILFAGALALGAPLAAGIVRAPEVVPVVRMLAVGLLLTGFNATALSLLRRRMKFRTLAIIEVTSYVVSYAALGIGLAFQGFGVWSLVAAMLGQGVLLTILSYAAERHDLRLLFDWETYRPLVEYGGRMSAISFLEFLTGSLDTLLIGRLLGAAALGIYSRGWMLIGLPVYLLTTSVSKVVFPSFSQMQTDRPRLKTVYLSSITLIAALVIPICAGAAVAAPEIVQVMLGPSWAAAVPILRVVCAAFGMSMVTMFAGVVCDATATLTPKLWLNLGYAVLLTGLFYGLSRYGLLGVAGAVVIGEVIRTVLYLLLMRRVLNVTVGQVLGSYVPGLLAGVAVAAGIAATRFLLPAGTVPAAVLLVAEILTGALLLAGLAVGAPPARLRTVLRRLLSSFQGGSSSDGRFSGLLYAFSRRLARLDGEVTPVPVSASAPTATPPASLRPHSALLPDPETELV, encoded by the coding sequence ATGGCATCTTCTGCATCCAACCTGACCACTGCCGCCGTCAATGGTGTCAAGTGGTCGACTGCGGCTACTATTACTATTTCCTTGCTTCAAATTGGCTACACCGCCACCATGGCCCGCCTACTCACGCCGGCTGCTTTCGGGCTGGTGGCATTAGCCGGGGTTATTCTGCGTTTTGGCTCTTATTTCGCCCAGATGGGCATGGAGCAGGCCATTATCCAGAAGCCTGAAATTACCCGTGCCGATGTGCGGGCTGCCTTCACCTCCTCGCTGGGCCTGGGCATTCTGTTTGCCGGGGCCCTGGCCCTGGGCGCCCCGTTGGCGGCCGGTATCGTGCGGGCACCCGAGGTAGTACCGGTGGTTCGGATGCTGGCTGTAGGCCTGCTCCTGACGGGCTTTAACGCCACGGCCCTGAGCCTGCTGCGGCGGCGCATGAAGTTCCGGACCCTGGCCATTATCGAGGTAACATCTTACGTGGTCAGCTACGCTGCCCTTGGCATTGGACTGGCGTTTCAGGGCTTTGGCGTCTGGAGCTTGGTGGCGGCTATGCTGGGCCAGGGCGTGCTGCTGACCATTCTCAGCTACGCCGCGGAGCGCCACGACCTGCGCCTGCTCTTCGACTGGGAAACCTACCGCCCCCTGGTGGAGTACGGCGGCCGGATGTCGGCCATCAGCTTCCTGGAGTTCCTGACTGGCTCCCTGGATACCTTGCTAATTGGGCGGCTGCTGGGCGCGGCGGCTCTGGGTATTTACAGCCGGGGCTGGATGCTGATTGGCTTGCCGGTGTACCTGCTCACGACCAGCGTTTCGAAGGTCGTATTTCCTTCCTTTAGCCAAATGCAGACCGACCGCCCGCGGCTGAAAACGGTGTACTTGAGCAGCATCACGCTGATTGCGGCCCTGGTAATTCCTATTTGTGCCGGCGCGGCCGTAGCTGCCCCCGAGATTGTGCAAGTAATGCTGGGCCCGAGCTGGGCGGCGGCCGTACCCATTCTGCGGGTAGTGTGCGCCGCTTTTGGCATGAGCATGGTTACCATGTTTGCCGGGGTCGTCTGCGACGCTACCGCCACGCTTACGCCCAAGCTCTGGCTGAATTTGGGCTACGCCGTGTTGCTGACGGGCTTGTTCTACGGGCTGAGCCGCTACGGACTGCTAGGGGTAGCTGGGGCCGTGGTCATCGGGGAAGTTATCCGGACGGTGCTGTACCTACTGCTCATGCGCCGGGTGCTGAATGTTACTGTTGGGCAGGTGCTAGGTTCCTATGTGCCTGGACTTTTGGCCGGGGTGGCCGTGGCCGCCGGCATTGCCGCTACCCGCTTCCTGCTTCCTGCTGGCACGGTGCCGGCTGCCGTGCTGCTCGTGGCCGAAATTCTGACCGGAGCCTTGCTCCTGGCAGGCCTGGCCGTGGGCGCGCCGCCCGCCCGCTTGCGCACCGTGCTACGCCGCCTACTAAGCAGCTTTCAGGGAGGTAGCAGCTCAGACGGCCGCTTCTCGGGGCTGCTGTACGCCTTTTCCCGACGGCTGGCCCGGCTCGATGGCGAGGTGACTCCCGTTCCGGTTTCCGCTTCTGCCCCCACTGCTACCCCGCCCGCCTCGTTGCGGCCGCACTCCGCCCTGCTGCCCGATCCTGAAACTGAACTCGTTTAG
- a CDS encoding nucleotide-diphospho-sugar transferase, which yields MLSTPELSAPAAPAPLQTAVLLLIFNRPDTTRQVFEAVRRARPPRLYVAADGPRASHPTDAATCAAARAVVADVDWPCEVFTLFRTANLNCGVGPATALDWFFQHEETGIILEDDCVPAPSFFRFCEELLVRYRHDTRVLHIGGNNFSREARRPQPAGADSYHFSTQVNSWGWATWRRAWQLYDFHLRDYHQLAAEGKLRGLYSSWLENRYRLSKISSVVGLPQPPDVWDYQWHFTIVAHAGLCIVPAVNLVGNIGFGEQGTHTLDATDEFANVPTTDLAFPLQHPAFVLADCRRDQQRFREFLWGRLGAKARRLLARVVPEKPTPTPASAASPVSSSSPPVPHTQLI from the coding sequence ATGCTGTCCACTCCTGAACTATCCGCTCCGGCCGCCCCGGCTCCGCTGCAAACGGCCGTACTACTGCTCATCTTCAACCGGCCCGACACGACCCGGCAGGTGTTTGAGGCCGTGCGCCGGGCCCGCCCGCCGCGCCTGTACGTGGCCGCCGACGGTCCCCGCGCTTCTCACCCCACCGATGCCGCTACCTGCGCCGCCGCCCGGGCCGTAGTAGCCGACGTGGACTGGCCCTGCGAGGTATTCACGCTGTTTCGGACTGCTAACCTGAACTGCGGGGTAGGCCCGGCCACCGCCCTCGACTGGTTTTTCCAGCACGAGGAAACCGGTATTATTCTGGAAGATGACTGCGTGCCGGCTCCCTCCTTCTTTCGCTTCTGCGAGGAGCTGCTGGTGCGCTACCGCCACGATACCCGGGTGCTGCACATTGGGGGCAATAACTTCAGCCGGGAGGCGCGCCGCCCCCAGCCCGCCGGCGCCGATTCCTACCATTTCTCGACCCAGGTAAACAGCTGGGGCTGGGCTACGTGGCGGCGCGCCTGGCAGCTCTACGATTTTCACCTGCGCGACTACCACCAGCTGGCCGCCGAGGGCAAGTTGCGGGGCCTCTACAGCTCCTGGCTGGAAAACCGCTACCGTCTCAGCAAAATCAGCAGCGTGGTGGGCCTACCGCAGCCACCCGACGTGTGGGACTACCAGTGGCACTTTACCATTGTGGCCCACGCCGGCCTGTGCATAGTGCCGGCCGTGAACCTGGTGGGCAACATTGGTTTCGGGGAGCAGGGCACGCACACGCTAGATGCTACCGACGAGTTTGCCAACGTGCCCACCACGGACCTGGCCTTCCCGCTGCAACACCCCGCCTTTGTGCTGGCTGACTGCCGCCGCGACCAACAGCGCTTCCGGGAGTTTCTGTGGGGCCGCTTGGGGGCCAAGGCCCGGCGCCTACTGGCCCGGGTAGTACCTGAAAAGCCTACCCCTACGCCCGCCTCGGCTGCGTCCCCGGTTTCGTCCTCGTCTCCTCCCGTTCCGCACACCCAACTGATATGA
- a CDS encoding glycosyltransferase family 4 protein — protein sequence MNVLISAYACNPAHGGEDSNGFNWAWQTAQRGHRVWCITNPDGRAGIEPFMAEHGHELSADQLQFFYVAVPAWVQFLHRWQFGVYLHYMVWQFLAWRRARRICQEVNVDYVHHATYGSLQMGSWMWRLGKPLIFGPVGGAQRAPEAFRAFIPGWFKTETMRNVIGWLLMTFDPNVRQTLRHAALVLAANTETAALARRLGANRVELFLDSGLPESFFLPTCPEREAGPVLRLLWLARLYPRKALLLVLDALSRVDKRVAFHLTVIGDGPLGPQVPGWITQYGLTDRVTWRGSVPWAEVQSAFLSHDAFLFGSLRDSFATQFLEAMATGLPVITLDHQGAHDFIPAAAAIKVPVTTPAATADGLARAVEYLHDHPQVRPAMGQAGYAFARTQTWAARTYRLMKLTSVQVPPRHAWRAHHSAAQASRLATARLA from the coding sequence ATGAACGTTCTCATTTCAGCCTACGCCTGCAACCCCGCACACGGGGGCGAGGACAGCAACGGCTTCAACTGGGCCTGGCAAACGGCCCAACGTGGCCACCGCGTGTGGTGCATCACCAACCCCGATGGGCGCGCCGGTATTGAGCCGTTTATGGCCGAGCACGGCCACGAGTTGTCCGCTGATCAGCTTCAGTTCTTTTATGTGGCCGTGCCGGCCTGGGTGCAGTTTCTGCACCGCTGGCAGTTTGGCGTGTACCTGCATTATATGGTGTGGCAGTTTCTGGCCTGGCGCCGGGCCCGCCGCATTTGCCAGGAAGTAAACGTTGACTACGTGCACCACGCCACCTACGGCAGCCTGCAGATGGGCTCCTGGATGTGGCGCCTAGGCAAGCCCCTGATTTTTGGCCCCGTGGGCGGCGCGCAGCGGGCCCCGGAGGCTTTTCGGGCTTTTATTCCCGGCTGGTTTAAAACCGAAACCATGCGCAACGTCATCGGCTGGCTGCTAATGACTTTCGACCCGAATGTGCGCCAGACCCTGCGCCACGCCGCGCTGGTGCTGGCAGCTAATACCGAAACGGCCGCGCTGGCCCGGCGGCTGGGTGCTAACCGGGTAGAACTGTTTCTGGACTCCGGCCTACCGGAATCTTTCTTCCTGCCCACCTGCCCGGAGCGGGAAGCCGGGCCCGTACTGCGCCTGCTGTGGTTAGCTCGCCTGTACCCGCGTAAGGCGCTGCTGCTGGTGCTGGACGCGTTGTCAAGGGTAGACAAACGCGTTGCATTTCACCTGACCGTCATCGGCGACGGTCCTCTGGGGCCGCAAGTTCCCGGCTGGATTACCCAGTACGGACTCACGGACCGGGTAACCTGGCGCGGGAGCGTGCCTTGGGCTGAGGTACAAAGTGCTTTTCTTAGTCACGATGCCTTCCTGTTCGGGAGCCTGCGCGACTCCTTTGCCACGCAGTTTCTGGAGGCTATGGCCACGGGCCTGCCCGTAATTACCCTCGACCACCAGGGCGCCCACGATTTTATTCCGGCCGCTGCCGCTATTAAAGTACCCGTGACTACCCCCGCAGCTACGGCCGATGGCCTGGCTCGCGCCGTGGAATACCTCCACGACCACCCGCAGGTGCGCCCTGCCATGGGCCAGGCGGGCTACGCCTTTGCGCGTACCCAAACCTGGGCGGCTCGCACCTACCGACTTATGAAGCTAACCTCGGTTCAGGTGCCGCCGCGCCACGCCTGGCGGGCTCACCACTCAGCGGCCCAGGCGTCGCGGCTGGCTACCGCTCGGCTAGCCTGA
- a CDS encoding polysaccharide biosynthesis tyrosine autokinase → MESRPHTPADELDLHELFFRLRQRWPLFLASLLLAGLLAFLYLRVKEPVYAFRSTMLLGDQGTGSKQAQELLKILEVKEKGTKMEDEIGLLTSADMVGQALQRLPFNVQYFAAPATWLNSFRDVQVRERPLGAVPFRLVPDPSAPQLTGVPIYVEPLSDGRFTLKADADKGTLYSLPTGELVREVLDVHLNETVRAGDTLRHPLLTAVVQAEPSYPAGGTAERYFVLLRDHVSLIGEYSQHLSIKPIDRESRMIELTSKGSVPQKEMQFLDTLMRNYVQNDLQTKNLTGQKTVAFLDKEIGHLSDSLRRSTAALSSFRAARGVVDVEAQSARGIQQQGELEMLRAKVATNRKYYQNMLSYLRASKGTNQIVAPSSVGIEDPVVNNLILQLTDLNSQRAALGVNASAENPMVTVLDERIRLAKETLTQTLNNMTRAADIALRDLDSQLGQVRGTMNRMPENERQLATLKSKTDFNDKNYQFLIEKRAEAAIALATNATDKKIVDEAGMSGDGPTAPKPGVVALIALIAGLVLPLGLTLLLDKANRRIQSKEDLSRITNIPMLGVVAHGTAQDKENMLRDPKGPIAESFRSIRVNLQYLAAGLDKKLIGVTSSVPGEGKTFCSVNLASEMAQSGRKVLLLECDLRRPTVAGYFQLGQACTEHGLSSYLMGLSTLEDCRHASGVRNLDVICCGPIPANPTELLESPRMEELLGQLREQYDYVIVDTPPTGYVSEFFMLLRHLDANIYVVRQNYTDKGLISHINELHHEQKIKHIYMIINDMYFTKTYEYRHKEKVYAYGY, encoded by the coding sequence ATGGAATCACGTCCACACACTCCCGCCGATGAACTTGACCTGCACGAGCTGTTTTTTCGGCTCCGTCAGCGCTGGCCCTTGTTCCTGGCGTCGCTTCTGCTAGCCGGCCTGCTGGCCTTTCTTTACCTACGGGTAAAGGAGCCGGTGTATGCTTTCCGGTCAACTATGCTGCTCGGCGACCAAGGCACGGGCTCTAAGCAAGCGCAGGAATTGCTCAAAATCCTGGAAGTAAAGGAGAAGGGCACCAAGATGGAAGACGAAATTGGGCTGCTGACTTCCGCCGACATGGTGGGTCAGGCCCTGCAGCGCCTCCCCTTCAATGTGCAGTATTTCGCCGCGCCGGCTACCTGGCTGAACAGCTTCCGGGATGTGCAGGTGCGCGAGCGGCCCCTGGGAGCCGTGCCGTTCCGGCTAGTACCCGACCCCTCCGCTCCCCAACTCACGGGCGTACCTATTTACGTAGAGCCCCTCTCCGACGGGCGCTTCACCCTGAAAGCCGATGCCGACAAGGGCACTCTTTATAGCCTGCCTACCGGCGAGCTAGTGCGGGAAGTGCTTGATGTGCACCTAAACGAAACGGTGCGGGCCGGCGACACGCTGCGCCACCCCTTGCTCACGGCCGTAGTGCAGGCCGAGCCCAGCTACCCAGCCGGCGGTACGGCAGAGCGCTATTTTGTGCTGCTGCGCGACCATGTCAGCCTGATTGGCGAGTACTCCCAGCATTTGAGCATCAAGCCCATCGACCGGGAATCACGCATGATCGAGCTGACCAGCAAGGGTAGCGTGCCCCAGAAAGAAATGCAGTTTCTGGATACGCTAATGCGCAATTACGTGCAAAACGACCTGCAGACGAAGAACCTGACGGGCCAGAAAACGGTAGCCTTCCTCGACAAGGAAATTGGTCACCTCTCCGACTCGCTCCGCCGCTCTACGGCCGCGCTCAGCTCCTTCCGAGCCGCCCGGGGGGTAGTTGATGTAGAGGCTCAGTCGGCCCGCGGCATACAGCAGCAGGGCGAGCTGGAAATGCTTCGGGCCAAGGTGGCTACCAACCGCAAGTACTACCAGAACATGCTCAGCTACCTGCGGGCCAGCAAGGGCACCAACCAAATTGTGGCCCCCAGCAGCGTGGGCATTGAAGATCCGGTGGTCAACAACCTGATTCTGCAGCTCACCGACCTGAACAGCCAGCGGGCCGCCTTGGGCGTGAATGCCAGCGCCGAAAACCCCATGGTAACCGTGCTCGATGAACGTATTCGGCTGGCCAAAGAAACCCTGACTCAGACGCTGAACAACATGACCCGGGCCGCCGACATTGCCCTGCGCGACCTGGACTCGCAGCTGGGCCAGGTGCGGGGCACCATGAACCGGATGCCGGAAAATGAGCGGCAGCTGGCTACCCTAAAAAGCAAGACCGACTTCAACGACAAGAACTACCAGTTCCTGATTGAGAAGCGCGCCGAGGCGGCCATTGCCCTGGCCACCAACGCCACCGACAAGAAAATAGTAGACGAAGCCGGCATGAGCGGCGACGGCCCCACGGCGCCCAAACCCGGCGTGGTGGCCCTCATTGCCTTGATAGCTGGCCTAGTGCTGCCCCTGGGCCTGACCTTGCTGCTGGACAAAGCCAATCGCCGCATCCAAAGCAAGGAAGACCTCTCGCGCATTACCAACATTCCAATGTTGGGCGTGGTAGCCCACGGCACGGCTCAAGACAAGGAAAACATGCTGCGCGACCCCAAGGGGCCCATTGCCGAGTCGTTCCGCTCTATTCGGGTGAACTTGCAGTACCTGGCCGCCGGCCTAGACAAGAAGCTGATTGGGGTTACTTCCTCGGTGCCGGGCGAAGGCAAAACCTTCTGCTCCGTGAACCTGGCCTCGGAGATGGCGCAAAGCGGCCGTAAGGTGCTGCTGCTGGAGTGCGACCTGCGGCGCCCTACCGTGGCGGGGTATTTCCAGTTGGGCCAGGCTTGCACTGAACACGGCCTGAGCAGCTACCTCATGGGGCTGAGCACGTTGGAAGATTGCCGCCATGCCTCCGGCGTGCGCAACCTGGATGTGATATGCTGCGGCCCAATTCCGGCCAACCCCACCGAGCTGCTAGAAAGCCCGCGCATGGAAGAACTGCTGGGCCAGCTGCGCGAGCAGTACGACTACGTTATTGTGGATACCCCGCCTACCGGCTACGTGTCAGAGTTCTTCATGCTGCTGCGCCACCTCGACGCCAACATTTACGTGGTTCGCCAGAACTATACCGACAAGGGCCTGATCAGCCACATCAACGAGCTGCACCACGAGCAGAAGATCAAGCACATTTACATGATCATCAACGACATGTACTTCACCAAAACCTACGAGTACCGCCACAAGGAAAAGGTGTACGCGTACGGGTATTAA